From a region of the Tiliqua scincoides isolate rTilSci1 chromosome 4, rTilSci1.hap2, whole genome shotgun sequence genome:
- the BPNT2 gene encoding Golgi-resident adenosine 3',5'-bisphosphate 3'-phosphatase, producing MAPMGIRLSPLGTAVLCLLGLGVLYHLYSGFLAGRLALLVLGAPAAEAPAGSVDLRELLAASVRAAQEGGAEVRRVREGDRLQQRAKGKTREGADELVTAGDALSNRKMYSLLKAAFPAVQINTEENVDEEDPEAISWDRTIPEDMRVIEPKFVQADSVTVWIDPLDATQEYTDNLRQYVTTMVCAAVNGKPVIGVIHKPFSGFTAWAMEGAGSNIKPRSSYNEQTPTVIVSRSHTGTAKPFVWKAFGNKTQIISAGGAGYKVLSLLDVSEKNQEQADVYIHVTYIKKWDICAGNAVLKTLGGQMTTLTGEEISYTGSNGNEDGLIASINMNHRALIEKLPSLDKISKN from the exons ATGGCGCCGATGGGGATCCGGCTGTCCCCGCTGGGGACGGCGGTGCTGTGCCTGCTGGGGCTGGGCGTGCTGTACCACCTGTACTCGGGCTTCCTGGCGGGCCGCCTCGCGCTCCTCGTGCTGGGCGCGCCGGCGGCGGAGGCGCCCGCGGGCAGCGTGGACCTGCGCGAGCTGCTGGCCGCCTCGGTGCGCGCGGCCCAGGAGGGCGGCGCGGAGGTGCGGCGCGTGCGGGAGGGCGACCGGCTGCAGCAGCGCGCCAAGGGCAAGACCCGCGAGGGCGCCGACGAGCTCGTCACCGCCGGGGACGCGCTCTCCAACCGCAAGATGTACTCCCTGCTCAAGGCCGCCTTCCCCGCCGTGCAG ATCAATACAGAAGAGAATGTAGATGAAGAAGACCCAGAAGCCATTTCCTGGGATCGGACTATTCCTGAGGACATGAGAGTGATTGAACCTAAATTTGTCCAAGCAGACAGTGTTACTGTGTGGATTGATCCTCTAGATGCAACTCAGGAATATACAG ATAATCTTCGACAGTATGTTACTACAATGGTGTGTGCAGCTGTAAACGGTAAACCAGTTATAGGAGTAATACACAAGCCATTCTCTGGATTTACAG CCTGGGCAATGGAAGGTGCAGGATCCAATATTAAACCACGTTCATCTTACAACGAGCAAACTCCAACAGTGATAGTATCCCGGTCTCACACAGGGACAGCAAAGCCATTTGTTTGGAAAGCATTTGGAAATAAAACTCAGATCATTTCAGCTGGTGGAGCAG GCTATAAAGTGTTGTCTCTCCTAGACGTATCTGAGAAAAACCAGGAGCAAGCCGATGTGTATATTCATGTTACATACATCAAAAAGTGGGACATATGTGCTGGCAATGCAGTGCTGAAAACACTAGGAGGACAGATGACTACCCTGACGGGGGAAGAAATCAGTTACACTGGTTCAAATGGCAATGAAGATGGGCTCATAGCTAGTATCAATATGAACCACAGGGCACTGATTGAAAAACTTCCCAGTCTAGACAAGATTTCAAAGAATTAA